The nucleotide window AACTCTGAGCGCAATTTCACCGCGATTGGCAATTAAAATCTTATCAAACATAACGTGTCACCAATGAATTAGGAGATGATGAACAAGGGCTGCCCATACTCAATAGGCTGGCCATTTTCAACTAAGATGCGTTTGATGGTGCCCGATACATCAGATTCAATTTCATTGAGCAATTTCATTGCTTCAATAATACATAGGGTTTGCCCTTCAGAGACGCTTTGACCTACTTCAGCAAACGGAGGAGATCCAGGTGATGGTGAGCGGTAGAAAGTACCAACCATTGGTGATTTCACCACATGACCTTCATCGTCTGGGTTCACTGCCTCAGGAGCCTGATTAGTGACTTGAGGGGTAGAAGTCTGATTAGGCGCACCTACTTGATGAGCAGGTGGAGCACCATAATTAAAATTAGGCATAGCAGTGGGCATAACAAAATTTGGGCCTGCCTTAGAAATCCTAACTTTTTCTTCACCTTCTGTGATTTCTAGTTCTGAGATTCCTGATTCTTGAACTAGATCGATTAATTTTTTAAGTTTTCTTAAATCCATAGTCATAGACGTTCCAGCCAGTAAGTAAGTGCTAAGTGATAACCAGTTGCCCCTAAACCACTAATTACCCCTGCAGCGATTGGAGATAAATAGGAATGGGTACGGAAGTGCTCACGAGCGTAAATATTAGAAAGATGGACTTCAATAAAAGGAATGTTTATCGCAGATAGCGCATCTCTTAACGAGACGCTGGTATGCGTGAGTCCACCAGGATTGATAATAATAAAATCAACTCCCTCATCTTTGGCAAGGTGAAGGCGGTCAATTAAAGCGCCCTCCCAGTTACTTTGAAAAGGTATAAGTGTGACTTGATGTCCTTTGCACAACTCCAATAATTGATGATTAATATCATCAAGTGTAGTTCTACCATAGACATCGGGTTCGCGCGTACCTAATAAGTTTAAATTAGGTCCATGCATGACTAAAATTTTCTTCATAACAGCAATTTTCCTGATTTTCAGGTATTTTGTCTAGTTTTTCGACGAAGATAAGAGAAATTAATGGTTTGTTATTCTATTTTTTGAGATTAGATAAACAGCTTAATACTGATGGATAAAAAAAACTAAAGCCAAGTTCTTGAATTAATCTCTTATTTGTTATTTTACGCGATTCTGCCATGAAACTCCAGCTAATTTCGCTAATCATGTTTTTAACTTGGTTTCTCGGTAAACGCTGAGGACGAGTGTATTGATAAAAATCCGCTAACATATCGTAAAAAGAGCCTATTTGCATGGGCTCGTCATCCACTGCGTTAAATACTCTTGAGTTAAACGGTTGATACATGCTTAATATGGCCGCTCTCGCTAAATCGAAAGCATGAATATGATTACTCCATGAGTCTTCATTTTCTTGAATAGTGGGTAACTGTTCTTTTAATCGATTAAGAGGTAGCCTATTTTCAGCATAAATCCCTGGTGCTCTTAAGATGGTTAAAGAGGACCCTGCACGCCGCGCAAAATCACGTAATTGATTCTCTGCATCAACTCTTCTTGTGGCCCTGGCGGAGGTTGGGTTAGTGGCAGTGGTTTCATCAACCCATTGACCTTGATGGTCACCATATACACCAGTGGTACTAATATATACTATGCTCTGTGGTACACTATTGCACCTTGAAAGAGCTGCAATGAGGTGGCGCGTTCTGATATCTTTGGTACCCGTTAGGTTAGGCGGAGCAAAGTGGAATATGCCATCAGCAATTCCAGTAATTCTGGTTAAACTGTTGAGGTTATCAAGGTCACCTATGATTGGGATAGCGCCTAATTGTCGCCATAAATGGGCTTTCTCAGGATTGCGACAAAGGGCAAAGAGTCGCACGCGATGTTTAAGAAGTGGCATCATACGCTGTGCTACATCCCCTGCCCCTATGATTAACCAGCGTTTCATTGTTTAATACACCTTAATTGTTCAGGAAAAAACGTATGTCAGTAAAGGTTACTTTAAGCCCAAGTGGCAACCAGTTTCAATGTGATTCAGAGGATACCATATTAGAAGGCGCTCAGAAGGAAGGCTTTATTTTACCTTTTGGCTGTAGGAGTGGTGCGTGTGGATCTTGTAAGGGTAAAGTCATTGATGGCTCTGTTGATCGTGGCGAGTATCAAAGTTCAGCATTAACTGATGAAGAAGTCGGGGAAGGATACGCGCTATTGTGTTGTGCTAAGCCAATAACAGATATCACAGTGGAAATTCGTCAAGTAAATGGCCTAAAAGATATTCAAGTAAAAAAATTACCTTGTCGAGTGGAATCCATTGAAAAACCCAATCATGACGTGGCTATATTGAAATTGAAACTGCCTGCGCAGGAAAAGTTTGAGTTTCTGGCTGGTCAATATATTGATTTCTTGCTTAAAGATGGTAAGAAAAGAAGTTTCTCAATGGCTAACGCCCCTCATGAAACCGGTATGATTGAATTACATATTCGTAACTATCCGGGTGGTAGCTTTTCCCAATACGTATTTAATGAGCTTAAAGAAAAAACCATTTTACGTTTTGAAGGGCCGTTGGGTACTTTCTTTTTAAGAGAGGATTCAGATAAGCCTATTATATTCATGGCTGGTGCCACTGGTTTCGCACCGATAAAAGGGATAATTGAATCGGCAAGACATAAAGGAATTGATCGTCCCATGGTGTTATATTGGGGGGTCAGAACCAAAGCGGATCTGTATTACTATGACCTAGCTCAAAGTTGGGTAAATGATCGTTTTACATTCATTCCGGTATTGTCAGAACCTCTTTTAGAGGATCAATGGCAAGGCAGAACAGGATTGGTACATGAGGCTATTTTGGCTGATTACGCCGATTTATCGGGTTACCAAGTTTATGCTTGCGGTGCACCGATTATGGTGGAATCAGGATTTAAAGCTTTTACTCAAACAAGAGCGTTACCTGAGGATGAATTTTACTCTGATCCATTCACCCCTTCAGTTGATAATAAAGCGACCAGTTAAGCCACCCCAAAATCAGGGTCAATGTCGTTATTATTACGAGGCTGTGTCTGTTTAGGCGGCCCTACTCGTTCAATGAGTTCCTGTTGAAGAGCTTGGGCCTCTCTTGATGGATCGATAAATATGCTGGCATCAAGATAGCTTTGCGCTTTACCCCACAGAGATTCACGCATGCACAGTTTAGCTAAAGTTAATAACAAAATGGCATTATCAGGATGATTTTTAAGCCAGTTCTCTGCTTTTTCAATTTGTGCTCGGTTTGACTGGCTCTGACATTCGCCATATAACGCCACCAGAGCGTCATCCCAGGATTTTTCTAAGTTCTTCTCTATGATAACTAAGGCTTCATCATGTGCTTTAAGGTCAATAAAATACCCTGCTGCACTATGGGCTAATAAATTGTCTTGGCGCATTGAGCTGGGAACAGACTTCCAGATGGCTTTCAAGTCATCTAAATAGGTTGCGGCTAGACGCAATTGCTGTTGCCAAGCATTACGTCTGATAGGTAGTGCGTGTACTTCATCAATGGCATTGAGACTTTCTAATAAATCTAGGGTTTCCATAGCATTACGCCACGCGCCTGTTGCCAATTGGGCCTTTAATAAAAGCTGGTGAGCGCGGATATGTTTGGGTGATAGGCGATGAGCTTCTTTTAGTAGAGTGAGGGCTTCATTGAAACGACGTTCATCAAGTAATAAGTCCGCATGAGTGGTTAGGCGTAATAAGCGCGTTTCAGGACCAAGCTCAGTGATCCGAGCCAAATATAAGTCACGTTTTTCAAATTTATGTAATTCATGAGCAGAGCGAGCAGCAACGATAGCACTTAAAGCAGGGGACTCCCCGTTCTCAAGAGCCAACTCCACTTGTTTTTCTGCACGTTTAAAATTACCTTCAAAATAATCAGTTAAGCCCTGATACAGCGCACTTCGAGCACGGTTTTTAGAGCGTTTTTGACGATAAGCCTGTACACGATTAGGTAGGCTTAAACTCAAATAAGCTAAGCGAGAAAAAGTATATAAGCTTAAACAAATAATAATGATGCCAATCACAAACATGGCTAAAGAAATTTCAATACGCCATGGTGCCATGACGATAAGTACATAACCTGTATTAAACCCAACAGCGATAGCAACAATCGTTGCAACGACAAAGAGAGCAATAAACCATAATAAACCGCTCATCGATGCCCACCTTCTTTTTGTGATCGTGCGCGTCTAACAGCATCTAATGTTGCACTAATATCCTGTACGGACATATTGACGGGAGCATGGCGTAGTTGTTGAATAATTTGTAGATCGTTTTTAACCACAGGGGAGGCCAGATCAAAATAGTGCTTGATCCATTCTTCTGCTGTATTTAGATCCGCTTCATAGGTAATGTTATTGTGAGAGAGCGCACCAAGTCTTGCTGATACTAATCTTAAACGTAGGTTTTCTCGTAAAAAGAAAGATTGTTCCGGGCTTAATAAAGGGAGTTCAGGTGTATCAATTCGTTTAATTTGAACAGACTTTGTTAATTCAATTAATAATTCCTGTCCAATACGTGACAAAGCACCTGATTTGTTTTGTTCAGTTAAAGAGGGTTTTTTAACTGGTCTGGTATCTGACGCCAAAGGTAAAAGATCAATACTCGCTGCCACTTCATCGATGTGCTTACTAATTCCTGTAGTATCCACAAAAGGAACGGCTCTTAAACGGTCAATATCTTGGTTAATGGCTTTTCTTAAAAATAATAAAGAAGGTTTATTCAGTTTTTGTAAGCGCATATCAGCAGATTGTAAGGCTGACAAAGCGGATTGAACGTTACCAGTTAATTGTAATTGTTGATTAGCAGCATCAACCAATTGCTCAACTTCAGCGAGAATCCAATCGTCACGATTACGCGCTAATTCTTGATACATACTTTGTAGAACAATTTGTTGGCTCTGTGAATCTGCTAACTGTGATTCGAGAGTAGTAATGCGGTGATTGGCTTCTTTAATGGCTTCTTGTATCTGAGCGTTCTCACCTTGACTTTGTTTTACTACACGATCAGCTTGATTTAAACGTGTTGCCAAGTCACGCCTTAATTGCAAATCATCATGTCGATATTGTAACCAGAGAGAAAACGTACCTATAAACGCAATAATACTGAGCCAGCCAAATAGCTTATATAGTTTTGAAGGTTTAGTTGTCACTGAAGTCGTTAATTCTGTCGTCATGTTTAATGGGCGATTGTGCGCCACGTATCTAAAATTGCTTGATTGTTATTGTCGGTTAAATAAATTGTCTCAATACCTAAACTTTTAGCGTAATCTTTAATGCGTTCATGACACACTAAAAATTTCATTTTTTTTAGTACATCTATTTTTTCTATGCCAGCCACTTGCCAGAGGTTCGTTAAAGACTCTTTACTCATAATAAGTATAACCGCTTGACTGATAATTGCGTTATCTAAAATCGCTAAATTTACCTCTGGAAGAGCACGTATGTAGCATTCTAGGTATTCAACATGGGCGCCGCGTTGCTCTAATTCTTGTTTTAACCATTCACGCCCACCCACTCCACGGCAAATGGTAATTCTTTCCCCCTTAATTTTTTGCCAGCCAGGTAAATTCAATAATGTTTCGCTATCGCTATTGTTGTGAGGGTAATTGACTGGTTTGTGAGACAGTGCCATAAGCTCTTTTGCGCTAGCCTGTCCAATTGTATAAAGTGTTGCATGTGGGTTTATATGGGGTTGGACAATTGGCCAGCCATATTTAACCGCATTACTGCTAATAAAAATGAATCGGCTTGATTGAGTCAGAAACGGGGTATTCGGCACTTGAGGTGGTGTGAGCGGCCTAATATCTATTGTCGGTAGCTCATAAACAAACGCTTTCTCTTTCTCAAATAATTCAACAAGCGCCCTATTTTGATGAATGGGTCTAGTTAACAGTATGCTACCTTCTTTTTTATGCTGATGTTCAGCCATTACCCTGCACGACAAGCATCTAAAATGGCTTGCGCCCCTTGCTGTATCAGTT belongs to Ferrovum sp. PN-J185 and includes:
- a CDS encoding SDR family oxidoreductase gives rise to the protein MKRWLIIGAGDVAQRMMPLLKHRVRLFALCRNPEKAHLWRQLGAIPIIGDLDNLNSLTRITGIADGIFHFAPPNLTGTKDIRTRHLIAALSRCNSVPQSIVYISTTGVYGDHQGQWVDETTATNPTSARATRRVDAENQLRDFARRAGSSLTILRAPGIYAENRLPLNRLKEQLPTIQENEDSWSNHIHAFDLARAAILSMYQPFNSRVFNAVDDEPMQIGSFYDMLADFYQYTRPQRLPRNQVKNMISEISWSFMAESRKITNKRLIQELGFSFFYPSVLSCLSNLKK
- the accB gene encoding acetyl-CoA carboxylase biotin carboxyl carrier protein, giving the protein MDLRKLKKLIDLVQESGISELEITEGEEKVRISKAGPNFVMPTAMPNFNYGAPPAHQVGAPNQTSTPQVTNQAPEAVNPDDEGHVVKSPMVGTFYRSPSPGSPPFAEVGQSVSEGQTLCIIEAMKLLNEIESDVSGTIKRILVENGQPIEYGQPLFIIS
- the aroQ gene encoding type II 3-dehydroquinate dehydratase; this translates as MKKILVMHGPNLNLLGTREPDVYGRTTLDDINHQLLELCKGHQVTLIPFQSNWEGALIDRLHLAKDEGVDFIIINPGGLTHTSVSLRDALSAINIPFIEVHLSNIYAREHFRTHSYLSPIAAGVISGLGATGYHLALTYWLERL
- a CDS encoding uroporphyrinogen-III synthase, which codes for MAEHQHKKEGSILLTRPIHQNRALVELFEKEKAFVYELPTIDIRPLTPPQVPNTPFLTQSSRFIFISSNAVKYGWPIVQPHINPHATLYTIGQASAKELMALSHKPVNYPHNNSDSETLLNLPGWQKIKGERITICRGVGGREWLKQELEQRGAHVEYLECYIRALPEVNLAILDNAIISQAVILIMSKESLTNLWQVAGIEKIDVLKKMKFLVCHERIKDYAKSLGIETIYLTDNNNQAILDTWRTIAH
- a CDS encoding heme biosynthesis protein HemY; the protein is MSGLLWFIALFVVATIVAIAVGFNTGYVLIVMAPWRIEISLAMFVIGIIIICLSLYTFSRLAYLSLSLPNRVQAYRQKRSKNRARSALYQGLTDYFEGNFKRAEKQVELALENGESPALSAIVAARSAHELHKFEKRDLYLARITELGPETRLLRLTTHADLLLDERRFNEALTLLKEAHRLSPKHIRAHQLLLKAQLATGAWRNAMETLDLLESLNAIDEVHALPIRRNAWQQQLRLAATYLDDLKAIWKSVPSSMRQDNLLAHSAAGYFIDLKAHDEALVIIEKNLEKSWDDALVALYGECQSQSNRAQIEKAENWLKNHPDNAILLLTLAKLCMRESLWGKAQSYLDASIFIDPSREAQALQQELIERVGPPKQTQPRNNNDIDPDFGVA
- a CDS encoding CDP-6-deoxy-delta-3,4-glucoseen reductase, which translates into the protein MSVKVTLSPSGNQFQCDSEDTILEGAQKEGFILPFGCRSGACGSCKGKVIDGSVDRGEYQSSALTDEEVGEGYALLCCAKPITDITVEIRQVNGLKDIQVKKLPCRVESIEKPNHDVAILKLKLPAQEKFEFLAGQYIDFLLKDGKKRSFSMANAPHETGMIELHIRNYPGGSFSQYVFNELKEKTILRFEGPLGTFFLREDSDKPIIFMAGATGFAPIKGIIESARHKGIDRPMVLYWGVRTKADLYYYDLAQSWVNDRFTFIPVLSEPLLEDQWQGRTGLVHEAILADYADLSGYQVYACGAPIMVESGFKAFTQTRALPEDEFYSDPFTPSVDNKATS
- a CDS encoding uroporphyrinogen-III C-methyltransferase, yielding MTTELTTSVTTKPSKLYKLFGWLSIIAFIGTFSLWLQYRHDDLQLRRDLATRLNQADRVVKQSQGENAQIQEAIKEANHRITTLESQLADSQSQQIVLQSMYQELARNRDDWILAEVEQLVDAANQQLQLTGNVQSALSALQSADMRLQKLNKPSLLFLRKAINQDIDRLRAVPFVDTTGISKHIDEVAASIDLLPLASDTRPVKKPSLTEQNKSGALSRIGQELLIELTKSVQIKRIDTPELPLLSPEQSFFLRENLRLRLVSARLGALSHNNITYEADLNTAEEWIKHYFDLASPVVKNDLQIIQQLRHAPVNMSVQDISATLDAVRRARSQKEGGHR